The following are encoded in a window of Microbacterium sp. LWO13-1.2 genomic DNA:
- a CDS encoding NCS2 family permease, which translates to MSQTAEVRKGADAPDEQPPVSALDRFFEITKRGSSIPQEIRGGLVTFFAMAYIVILNPIILSSGEDVTGTALDFAQVGAVTGLTAGVMTVLMGLFARVPFALAAGLGINSFLAVSVVGDVSWPEAMGLVMINGVLIVLLGATGIRTAIFHAVPQALKAAITVGIGLFIAFIGFVDAGFVNRTPAGPPVQLGDNGSLTSIPTLIFVGTLVLMGILIARKVPGAILIGIVAGTIGSIIVEATMKLGPLFGADGENPGGWHMSVPGLPTQWLSIPDFSLIGQFDLFGSFGRIGVLSAVMLVFTLLFTNFFDAMGAMTGLAREAGIARKDSTFPRLRSAFVVEGAGAVMGGGTSSSSATVFIDSAAGIAEGARTGLAALITGGLFLLSMFFTPLTAIVPIEVGAAALVIVGALMMSQIREIKFDKFAVAMPAFLTIVTMPLTYSIANGIGAGFIAWAVVNTLAGRARKVHWLLWIVAVGFAVYFVRGPIETLLAG; encoded by the coding sequence ATGTCTCAGACCGCCGAAGTCCGCAAAGGCGCGGACGCCCCGGATGAACAGCCGCCCGTGAGCGCGCTCGACCGTTTCTTCGAGATCACCAAACGCGGCTCGAGCATCCCGCAGGAGATCCGCGGCGGGCTCGTCACCTTCTTCGCGATGGCCTACATCGTCATCCTCAACCCGATCATCCTCAGCAGCGGCGAGGACGTCACCGGCACCGCGCTCGACTTCGCACAGGTCGGCGCCGTCACCGGACTCACCGCCGGTGTGATGACGGTGCTGATGGGACTGTTCGCCCGGGTTCCGTTCGCGCTCGCCGCAGGCCTCGGGATCAACTCCTTCCTCGCCGTATCGGTGGTCGGAGACGTCAGCTGGCCCGAGGCCATGGGCCTCGTGATGATCAACGGCGTGCTCATCGTGCTGCTTGGTGCCACCGGCATCCGGACCGCGATCTTCCACGCCGTCCCGCAGGCGCTGAAGGCGGCGATCACCGTCGGCATCGGCCTGTTCATCGCCTTCATCGGATTCGTCGACGCCGGATTCGTCAATCGGACGCCCGCCGGTCCTCCGGTGCAGCTGGGCGACAACGGTTCGCTGACGTCGATCCCGACCCTCATTTTCGTCGGCACGCTGGTGCTGATGGGCATCCTCATCGCCCGCAAGGTGCCCGGTGCGATCCTCATCGGCATCGTCGCCGGCACGATCGGGTCGATCATCGTCGAAGCGACGATGAAGCTCGGACCGCTGTTCGGCGCCGACGGCGAGAACCCCGGTGGCTGGCACATGTCCGTGCCGGGGCTTCCGACCCAGTGGCTGAGCATCCCCGACTTCTCCCTGATCGGACAGTTCGACCTGTTCGGCTCCTTCGGCCGGATCGGTGTCCTGTCGGCGGTCATGCTCGTCTTCACGCTGCTGTTCACGAACTTCTTCGACGCCATGGGCGCGATGACGGGTCTCGCCAGAGAGGCCGGTATCGCCCGCAAGGACTCGACCTTCCCCCGCCTGCGCAGCGCTTTCGTGGTGGAGGGCGCCGGTGCGGTGATGGGTGGCGGCACGTCGAGCTCGTCGGCCACCGTCTTCATCGACAGCGCGGCCGGTATCGCCGAGGGTGCGCGCACCGGATTGGCCGCCCTGATCACCGGCGGACTCTTCCTGCTGTCGATGTTCTTCACCCCGCTGACGGCGATCGTGCCGATCGAGGTGGGCGCCGCGGCACTGGTCATCGTCGGCGCGCTGATGATGTCGCAGATCCGCGAGATCAAGTTCGACAAGTTCGCCGTCGCGATGCCGGCATTCCTCACGATCGTGACGATGCCGCTGACCTACTCGATCGCGAACGGCATCGGTGCCGGCTTCATCGCCTGGGCTGTCGTCAACACGCTCGCGGGTCGTGCCCGCAAGGTGCACTGGCTGCTGTGGATCGTCGCCGTCGGCTTCGCCGTGTACTTCGTGCGCGGGCCGATCGAGACGTTGCTCGCCGGCTGA
- the xdhC gene encoding xanthine dehydrogenase accessory protein XdhC — MDWLDALQDLRSQRVPAVVVTLAVVRGHAPRNGGAKMVVSPDDVFGTVGGGNLEATAIEKAREMLAAGAAEPELLALTLSDKAVTEYGVQCCGGEVTMLLEPMRVTPTIAIFGIGHVGLELSRILARHELDLHLIDSRREMLAPDRVGAPGASGLFADSVARVHITHAPVPEAALTGLPPGAHVLVMTHDHVEDLAVVDQSLRTDGIASIGLIGSSSKWSRFRKKLLELGQTESDLARVTTPIGIPEVPGKQPAAIAVSVAARMLQLIDEAAPVDVSRD, encoded by the coding sequence ATGGACTGGCTCGACGCTCTGCAGGACCTGCGCTCACAGCGGGTGCCCGCCGTCGTCGTGACCCTGGCCGTCGTGCGCGGCCACGCGCCCCGCAATGGCGGCGCGAAGATGGTGGTCTCCCCCGACGATGTCTTCGGAACCGTCGGCGGGGGCAACCTCGAAGCGACGGCGATCGAGAAGGCCAGGGAGATGCTCGCGGCAGGAGCCGCCGAGCCCGAGCTGCTGGCACTCACGCTCAGCGACAAGGCCGTCACCGAGTACGGTGTGCAGTGCTGCGGAGGAGAGGTCACCATGTTGCTCGAGCCGATGCGCGTGACGCCGACGATCGCGATCTTCGGCATCGGCCATGTCGGGCTCGAGCTCTCCCGCATCCTCGCCAGACACGAGCTGGACCTGCACCTGATCGACTCACGACGCGAGATGCTCGCGCCCGATCGGGTCGGCGCACCCGGTGCCTCCGGCCTCTTCGCGGACAGTGTCGCGCGGGTGCACATCACGCACGCGCCGGTGCCGGAAGCCGCCCTGACCGGACTCCCGCCTGGCGCACACGTGCTCGTGATGACGCATGACCACGTCGAAGACCTCGCCGTGGTCGATCAGTCGCTGCGCACCGACGGCATCGCGTCGATCGGTCTCATCGGCTCGTCGTCGAAATGGTCGCGCTTCCGGAAGAAGCTGCTCGAGCTCGGCCAGACCGAGAGCGATCTCGCGCGGGTGACCACTCCCATCGGCATCCCCGAGGTACCGGGCAAGCAGCCGGCGGCCATTGCCGTCAGTGTCGCCGCCCGGATGCTGCAACTCATCGACGAGGCAGCGCCCGTCGACGTCTCGCGCGACTGA
- the xdhB gene encoding xanthine dehydrogenase molybdopterin binding subunit produces the protein MSALADRPANSVVGTRAPHESAVLHVTGAAMYTDDLAAQTAGVLTAWPVQSTNAHAKVTIDVSGAYEVPGVVRVLTADDVPGVNDAGIKHDEPLFPSEAMFYGHALVWVLGETQEAARLGAERVTVEYEPLPSLITVQEAIAAGSFQGIARTVQRGDAASALTSAAHVFEGSTEFGGQEHFYLETNASLALRDSEGQYFVQCSTQHPSETQDIVAHVLGISASEVTVQSLRMGGAFGGKEMQPHGFAAIAALGAKLTGRPVRLRLNRTQDITMTGKRHPFLIDWKVGFDADGHLQALDAVLTCDGGWSLDLSEPVLGRALCHLDNAYWIPNVHAHGRIVRTNKASNTAFRGFGGPQGVFLIEDILGRVAPALGIDPLELRRKNFYRPGQSTPYGQLVKDADRMVTIWDQLHGEADIDARRAEIAAFNATSPHVKRALAMTPVKFGISFNFAAFNQAGALVHVYKDGSVLINHGGTEMGQGLHTKMMQVAATALGLELHQVRLAPTRTDKVPNTSATAASSGADLNGGAVKNACEQIRERMASVAGRMLNVNERDVQFEGGYVTGLGNRDQRLTFGEVANAAYLQRVQLFAAGYYRTEGLHWNPEIMQGSPFKYFAYGAAATEVEVDGFTGGYTLRRVDIVHDVGDSLSPMLDIGQIEGAYVQGAGWLTLEELRWDTGDGPNRGRLQTQSASTYKLPSFSEMPEQFHVRLFENAREDGAVYGSKAVGEPPFMLAFSAREALREAVAAFGPAGRTVELGSPATPEAVFWAVRAAQQAADPASDHTERELAAAR, from the coding sequence ATGAGCGCTCTCGCCGATCGTCCGGCCAACTCCGTCGTCGGAACCCGTGCACCGCATGAGAGCGCGGTGCTCCACGTCACCGGGGCGGCCATGTACACCGATGACCTCGCCGCGCAGACCGCGGGGGTGCTCACCGCGTGGCCGGTGCAGTCGACCAACGCGCACGCGAAGGTCACCATCGACGTCTCCGGAGCGTACGAGGTTCCCGGTGTCGTCCGCGTGCTCACCGCCGACGACGTGCCAGGGGTCAACGACGCCGGCATCAAACACGATGAGCCTCTCTTCCCCAGCGAGGCGATGTTCTACGGGCACGCGCTGGTGTGGGTGCTCGGCGAGACGCAGGAGGCCGCCCGTCTCGGCGCCGAACGCGTCACGGTCGAGTACGAGCCGCTGCCGTCACTGATCACCGTGCAGGAGGCCATCGCGGCCGGTTCGTTCCAGGGCATCGCCCGAACCGTGCAGCGCGGGGATGCGGCATCCGCCCTGACCTCCGCGGCGCACGTCTTCGAGGGCAGCACCGAATTCGGCGGCCAGGAGCACTTCTACCTCGAGACGAACGCCTCACTCGCGCTGCGCGACTCCGAGGGTCAGTACTTCGTGCAGTGCTCGACACAGCATCCCTCCGAGACGCAGGACATCGTCGCCCACGTGCTCGGAATCTCCGCCAGCGAGGTCACCGTGCAGTCCCTGCGCATGGGCGGCGCTTTCGGCGGCAAGGAGATGCAGCCTCACGGTTTCGCCGCCATCGCGGCGTTGGGCGCCAAGCTCACCGGTCGCCCGGTGCGTCTGCGGTTGAACCGCACACAGGACATCACGATGACCGGCAAGCGGCATCCGTTCCTCATCGACTGGAAGGTCGGCTTCGACGCCGACGGCCACCTGCAGGCGCTGGATGCCGTGCTCACCTGCGACGGCGGGTGGAGCCTCGATCTCTCGGAGCCGGTGCTCGGGCGCGCGCTCTGCCACCTCGACAACGCCTACTGGATTCCGAACGTGCACGCGCACGGACGGATCGTCAGGACCAACAAGGCCTCGAACACGGCGTTCCGTGGCTTCGGGGGTCCGCAGGGCGTGTTCCTCATCGAAGACATCCTGGGCCGGGTCGCCCCCGCGCTCGGCATCGACCCGCTCGAGCTGCGCCGCAAGAACTTCTACCGGCCTGGTCAGTCCACCCCCTACGGCCAGCTGGTGAAGGATGCCGACCGGATGGTGACGATCTGGGACCAGCTGCACGGCGAGGCCGACATCGATGCCCGTCGCGCCGAGATCGCCGCCTTCAACGCCACCAGCCCGCACGTGAAGCGAGCACTGGCGATGACTCCGGTGAAGTTCGGCATCTCGTTCAACTTCGCGGCCTTCAACCAGGCCGGCGCGCTCGTGCACGTGTACAAGGACGGCTCCGTTCTCATCAATCACGGCGGCACCGAGATGGGCCAGGGCCTGCACACGAAGATGATGCAGGTGGCGGCGACCGCGCTCGGGCTGGAGCTGCACCAGGTGCGGCTGGCTCCCACCCGCACCGACAAGGTGCCCAACACCTCGGCGACCGCGGCGTCGTCGGGCGCCGACCTCAACGGCGGTGCGGTGAAGAACGCGTGCGAGCAGATCCGTGAGCGGATGGCGAGCGTCGCCGGGCGCATGCTCAACGTCAACGAACGCGACGTGCAGTTCGAGGGCGGTTACGTGACCGGCCTCGGCAACCGCGACCAGCGCCTGACCTTCGGCGAGGTCGCCAACGCCGCCTACCTGCAGCGCGTGCAGCTCTTCGCTGCGGGGTACTACCGCACCGAGGGCCTGCACTGGAATCCAGAGATCATGCAGGGTTCGCCCTTCAAGTACTTCGCCTACGGGGCTGCGGCGACCGAAGTCGAAGTCGACGGATTCACGGGCGGTTACACGCTGCGCCGCGTTGACATCGTGCACGATGTCGGCGACTCGCTCTCTCCGATGCTCGACATCGGCCAGATCGAGGGCGCGTACGTGCAGGGCGCCGGCTGGCTCACGCTCGAGGAACTGCGCTGGGACACCGGCGACGGCCCGAACCGCGGTCGGCTGCAGACCCAGTCCGCGTCGACGTACAAACTGCCCAGCTTCTCGGAGATGCCGGAGCAGTTCCATGTGCGCCTGTTCGAGAACGCCCGCGAGGACGGCGCCGTGTACGGGTCCAAAGCCGTCGGCGAACCGCCGTTCATGCTCGCTTTCAGCGCGCGTGAGGCGCTCCGTGAAGCGGTCGCCGCCTTCGGCCCGGCCGGACGCACTGTCGAGCTCGGTTCGCCCGCCACCCCGGAGGCCGTCTTCTGGGCGGTCCGCGCGGCGCAGCAGGCGGCCGACCCGGCATCCGATCACACCGAGCGCGAGCTCGCGGCCGCTCGCTGA
- a CDS encoding FAD binding domain-containing protein, whose translation MNDIAVNVNGKRRPLAGTAAHATALDWLRDTGLTGSKEGCAEGECGACAMLLATPTPDGGTAWTPVNACLVPVYALNGQEIVTAEGLGSSEALHPVQEKLAEAGGSQCGYCTPGFACSMAGEFYRSDRAPQAVDEHADGCPEHDAEHGPNGFDLHALSGNLCRCTGYRPIRDAAYTLGSPEQNDPLQQRLTQPAPRAIPTDAEVEGARFIRPASLDEALRLLRDEPDALLVAGSTDWGVEVNIRGRRAPLVIAIEQLEELRTLNVTDDVASGADGDIEIGAALSLSEIEKRLDGAVPLLAQLFPQFASRLIRNRGTLGGNLGTGSPIGDTPPALLALGARLVLASAAEDGSGVVEREVDLAEYFTGYRQTVRRSDELIRAIRIPRPLAQVTAFQKIAKRRFDDISSVAIAFALDIEDGIVTAARIGLGGVAATPLRARATEDALIGRPWNIATVRAASEVLGSEGTPMSDHRASADYRSLMLNTALLKLYSTTVVESKEVSA comes from the coding sequence ATGAATGACATCGCCGTCAACGTCAATGGCAAGCGCCGCCCACTCGCCGGCACCGCAGCTCATGCGACCGCGCTCGACTGGCTGCGCGACACCGGACTGACCGGAAGCAAAGAGGGCTGCGCCGAAGGCGAGTGCGGTGCGTGTGCGATGCTGCTGGCCACGCCGACGCCGGATGGCGGCACGGCCTGGACTCCGGTGAACGCGTGCCTCGTGCCCGTCTACGCCCTCAACGGCCAGGAGATCGTCACGGCCGAAGGACTGGGATCGTCGGAGGCCCTGCATCCGGTCCAGGAGAAACTGGCCGAGGCGGGAGGATCTCAGTGCGGCTACTGCACCCCCGGTTTCGCGTGCAGCATGGCGGGCGAGTTCTACCGCAGCGACCGCGCGCCCCAGGCTGTCGATGAGCACGCCGACGGATGCCCCGAGCATGACGCCGAGCACGGACCGAACGGCTTCGACCTGCACGCCCTCAGCGGCAACCTGTGCCGCTGCACCGGCTACCGCCCCATTCGCGATGCCGCGTACACCCTGGGCTCCCCGGAGCAGAACGACCCGCTGCAGCAGCGACTGACACAACCCGCACCCCGCGCCATCCCGACGGATGCCGAGGTCGAGGGGGCACGCTTCATCCGCCCGGCCTCCCTCGACGAAGCACTGCGGTTGCTGCGCGATGAGCCGGATGCGCTCCTGGTCGCCGGTTCCACCGACTGGGGTGTCGAGGTGAACATCCGCGGCCGCCGAGCCCCGCTCGTCATCGCGATCGAACAGCTCGAGGAGCTGCGCACCCTGAACGTCACCGACGACGTCGCCTCCGGCGCCGATGGCGACATCGAGATCGGCGCAGCCCTCTCGCTGTCCGAGATCGAGAAGCGCCTGGACGGCGCGGTGCCGCTGCTGGCCCAGTTGTTCCCCCAGTTCGCCTCCCGTCTGATCCGCAACCGGGGAACGCTCGGCGGAAACCTGGGCACCGGCTCGCCGATCGGCGATACGCCGCCGGCGCTCCTCGCCCTCGGGGCGCGCCTCGTGCTGGCATCCGCCGCCGAAGACGGCTCCGGGGTCGTCGAGCGCGAGGTCGACCTCGCCGAGTACTTCACCGGATACCGCCAGACCGTCAGGCGTTCCGACGAGCTGATCCGCGCGATCCGCATCCCGCGGCCATTGGCGCAGGTCACGGCCTTCCAGAAGATCGCCAAGCGGCGCTTCGACGACATCTCCAGCGTCGCCATCGCCTTCGCTCTCGACATCGAAGACGGGATCGTCACCGCGGCCAGGATCGGCCTGGGCGGCGTCGCCGCCACGCCGCTGCGCGCCCGTGCCACCGAGGACGCCCTGATCGGACGGCCGTGGAACATCGCGACCGTGCGTGCGGCATCCGAAGTCCTCGGCAGTGAAGGCACCCCGATGTCGGATCACCGTGCGAGCGCGGACTACCGCTCGCTCATGCTCAACACCGCACTGCTGAAGCTGTACAGCACGACGGTCGTCGAATCGAAGGAGGTGTCGGCATGA
- a CDS encoding IclR family transcriptional regulator, producing MPAGATDGVKSVARVFDLLELIADAGGDVTLSELSTSANLPLPTIHRLLRTLVSLGYARQLANRRYALGPKLVRLGEVANRKFGQIAMPQLKDLVERLGETANLATIDGDRVIYVSQAPSPHAMRMFTEVGRRSFLHSTGVGKAILAQLDDNAVREIIARTGMPRATERSLDSIDALLADLALTRERGYAIDDGEQEIGVRCYAMSVPDMPVLTAVSVSGPVARVDEGFAERSVPVLREIVAEISSLAT from the coding sequence ATGCCCGCAGGCGCAACCGACGGCGTCAAGTCCGTCGCCCGAGTCTTCGACTTGCTTGAGCTCATCGCCGATGCCGGCGGTGACGTCACCCTGAGCGAGCTGTCGACCTCAGCGAACCTGCCGCTGCCGACGATCCATCGGCTGCTCCGCACGCTCGTCTCGCTCGGGTACGCACGCCAGCTCGCGAACCGTCGCTACGCACTCGGCCCGAAGCTGGTGCGCCTGGGCGAGGTGGCGAACCGCAAGTTCGGGCAGATCGCCATGCCTCAGCTGAAGGACCTCGTCGAGCGCCTCGGCGAAACGGCGAACCTCGCCACCATCGACGGCGACCGAGTGATCTACGTGTCACAGGCTCCTTCTCCGCATGCGATGCGAATGTTCACGGAGGTCGGGCGGCGCTCGTTCCTGCACTCGACCGGCGTCGGCAAGGCGATCCTCGCCCAGCTCGACGACAATGCCGTGCGCGAGATCATCGCCCGTACCGGAATGCCCCGCGCCACTGAGCGCTCTCTCGACTCCATCGATGCACTCCTGGCCGATCTCGCGCTGACGCGGGAGCGGGGATATGCGATCGACGACGGCGAGCAGGAGATCGGCGTGCGCTGCTACGCGATGTCCGTGCCCGACATGCCGGTGCTCACTGCGGTCTCGGTATCCGGCCCGGTCGCGCGCGTCGACGAAGGCTTCGCCGAGCGCTCCGTCCCGGTGCTGCGTGAGATCGTCGCGGAGATCTCCTCCCTCGCCACTTGA
- the aceB gene encoding malate synthase A, producing the protein MTIQITRECRIDGAEDILTADALAFVEELHRRFDARRLELLDARRERRAEVARTGRLDFLPETAHIRESEWQVAPAPEALQDRRVEITGPAAPPKMAINALNSQARIWLADLEDAASPTWENVVAGVKNLRDAARGTLAYTSPAGKAYALRTDVHRPTVVARPRGWHLPERHVLVDGEPTAGALVDFGLHFFHTARQLIANGHGPYYYLPKMESHLEARLWNDIFVHAQNALGIPQGTVRATVLIETIPAAFEMDEILYELRDHASGLNAGRWDYLFSLIKVFRDQGEAFTLPDRADVAMTAPFMRAYTELLVKTCHRRGAFAMGGMAAFVPNRNDLDATRAAFEKVRADKTREANDGFDGSWVAHPDLVPVCREVFDAVLGERPNQLDRQRPEVSVTADQLLDVASASGSATEVGLRTNLAVAVTYTAVWLSGNGAVAINNLMEDAATAEISRSQVWQQLRNGTRLADTGEQVNPALVERLLTEEVAKLRAQVPDADFATFYQPAARLISTICLDDDYVDFLTLPAYELLIHSVNAGEPA; encoded by the coding sequence ATGACCATCCAGATCACCCGTGAATGCCGCATCGACGGCGCAGAAGACATTCTCACCGCCGATGCGCTCGCTTTCGTCGAAGAGTTGCATCGCCGGTTCGATGCCCGTCGGCTCGAGCTGCTCGACGCACGTCGCGAGCGCCGAGCAGAGGTCGCCCGCACTGGACGACTGGACTTCCTGCCGGAGACCGCGCACATCCGCGAATCCGAGTGGCAGGTGGCTCCCGCGCCCGAGGCCCTGCAGGACCGGCGGGTCGAGATCACCGGACCGGCGGCGCCGCCGAAGATGGCGATCAACGCGCTCAACTCGCAGGCACGGATCTGGCTGGCAGACCTGGAGGATGCCGCGAGCCCCACCTGGGAGAACGTCGTCGCCGGAGTGAAGAACCTCCGTGATGCCGCACGCGGCACGCTCGCGTACACGTCCCCGGCCGGCAAGGCGTACGCGCTGCGCACCGACGTGCATCGCCCCACCGTGGTCGCCCGGCCTCGCGGCTGGCACCTGCCGGAGCGGCATGTGCTCGTCGACGGCGAGCCCACGGCGGGAGCACTCGTCGACTTCGGACTGCACTTCTTCCACACCGCACGACAGCTGATCGCCAACGGGCACGGGCCTTACTACTACCTGCCGAAGATGGAGAGCCACCTCGAGGCGCGGCTCTGGAACGACATCTTCGTGCACGCGCAGAACGCGCTCGGCATCCCGCAGGGCACGGTCCGAGCCACCGTGCTGATCGAGACGATTCCGGCGGCATTCGAGATGGACGAGATCCTCTACGAGCTCCGCGACCACGCCTCGGGTCTCAACGCGGGCCGCTGGGACTATCTGTTCAGTCTCATCAAGGTGTTCCGCGATCAGGGTGAGGCCTTCACGTTGCCCGACCGTGCCGACGTCGCGATGACCGCCCCCTTCATGCGCGCGTACACGGAGCTTCTCGTCAAGACCTGTCATCGCCGAGGCGCGTTCGCGATGGGCGGGATGGCCGCCTTCGTGCCCAACCGCAACGACCTCGACGCGACCAGGGCGGCGTTCGAGAAGGTGCGGGCCGACAAGACCCGTGAGGCGAACGACGGGTTCGATGGATCATGGGTCGCGCATCCCGACCTCGTGCCGGTGTGCCGTGAAGTCTTCGATGCGGTCCTCGGCGAGCGACCCAACCAGCTCGATCGCCAGCGGCCGGAGGTGTCGGTCACCGCGGATCAACTGCTGGATGTGGCTTCCGCTTCGGGGAGTGCGACCGAGGTCGGCCTGCGAACCAATCTCGCTGTGGCGGTCACCTACACAGCCGTGTGGCTCTCCGGAAACGGCGCCGTCGCGATCAACAACCTGATGGAGGATGCGGCCACTGCCGAGATCTCTCGCTCGCAGGTCTGGCAGCAGCTCCGCAACGGCACCCGCCTCGCCGATACGGGCGAGCAGGTGAACCCGGCACTCGTCGAGCGGCTCCTCACCGAAGAGGTCGCGAAGCTCCGCGCGCAGGTTCCGGATGCCGACTTCGCCACGTTCTATCAGCCGGCCGCTCGCCTCATCTCGACGATCTGCCTCGACGACGACTACGTCGACTTCCTCACCCTGCCCGCGTACGAGCTGCTCATCCACTCCGTGAACGCCGGGGAACCCGCGTGA
- a CDS encoding aldolase gives MSTALGDADLLRIENRLAATDKLLESAYPGDSGARQPVHTVYVPADRFAPALAAEWGAQALAAVESAGGMARLAELIGISPSLIDSIADRVAAKLRAEPIEDLRLDFEDGYGDRGPIEDADAVQAAALVSAAVTAGTAPPFIGIRFKCFEKPTRARALRTLDLFVGGLIDAGGLPEGLVLTLPKVTTVAQVEAMVDVAETLEKAHGLAPGRIRFEVQVETPQLVLGPDGRSPLAQLPLAAPGRISGLHYGTYDYSASLGIAAQCQSMEHPVADLAKEIMQLAVAGTGIRVSDGSTNILPLGERAEEAWQLHARLVRRSLERGFYQGWDLHPHQLPTRYLATYAFYREGYPDAASRLRVYLEQATGAVLDEPATARALAWFVLRGAQCGAIDGDEILTDIGIDIDGLTALAHPRLVHV, from the coding sequence GTGAGCACCGCACTCGGCGATGCGGACCTGCTGCGGATCGAGAATCGCCTCGCGGCGACCGACAAACTGCTCGAGAGCGCGTACCCGGGTGACAGCGGCGCGCGCCAACCGGTGCACACCGTCTACGTGCCGGCCGACCGATTCGCCCCCGCGCTCGCCGCGGAGTGGGGAGCACAGGCGCTCGCCGCGGTCGAGAGCGCCGGGGGCATGGCGCGGCTCGCTGAACTCATCGGCATCTCGCCGTCGCTCATCGACAGCATCGCGGACCGGGTGGCGGCGAAACTCCGTGCAGAGCCCATCGAAGACCTCCGATTGGATTTCGAGGACGGCTACGGCGACCGCGGCCCCATCGAGGATGCGGATGCCGTGCAGGCGGCCGCGCTGGTGTCGGCCGCCGTCACGGCCGGAACGGCGCCGCCGTTCATCGGCATCCGCTTCAAGTGCTTCGAGAAGCCGACACGAGCGCGGGCATTGCGCACCCTCGACCTCTTCGTCGGTGGGCTGATCGACGCCGGGGGCCTGCCGGAAGGACTCGTGCTCACCCTGCCCAAGGTGACCACGGTGGCGCAGGTCGAGGCGATGGTCGACGTCGCGGAGACGCTCGAAAAGGCGCACGGTCTGGCGCCCGGTCGCATCCGCTTCGAAGTGCAGGTGGAGACCCCGCAACTCGTGCTCGGACCCGACGGGCGCTCGCCGCTGGCGCAGCTGCCCCTGGCCGCTCCCGGGCGGATCTCGGGGCTGCACTACGGCACCTACGACTACAGCGCTTCACTCGGCATCGCCGCGCAATGCCAATCCATGGAGCATCCGGTCGCCGACCTCGCCAAGGAGATCATGCAGCTCGCCGTCGCCGGCACCGGGATCCGCGTCTCCGACGGATCGACCAACATCCTGCCGCTCGGTGAGCGCGCCGAGGAAGCATGGCAGCTGCACGCGCGGCTCGTCCGGCGATCGCTGGAGCGCGGCTTCTATCAGGGCTGGGATCTGCACCCGCATCAGCTGCCGACGCGCTACCTGGCCACCTATGCCTTCTACCGCGAGGGGTATCCCGACGCCGCATCGCGGCTGCGCGTCTACCTCGAGCAGGCGACGGGAGCCGTGCTCGATGAACCGGCGACGGCTCGCGCGCTGGCGTGGTTCGTGTTGCGGGGTGCGCAGTGCGGCGCGATCGACGGTGATGAGATCCTCACCGACATCGGCATCGACATCGACGGCCTCACCGCCCTCGCCCACCCCCGGCTCGTGCACGTCTGA
- a CDS encoding bifunctional allantoicase/(S)-ureidoglycine aminohydrolase: MGYYTPAGGLPGQSELLTDRAIVKEAYTVIPKGVLRDIVTSNLPGFTKTRSWIIARPIAGFATTFSQLIVEIQPGGGAAHPEPEAAVEGVIFVTTGELTVTIAGAPHVLGEGGYAYLSAGESWSLSNDASALTSFHWVRKAYEKVQGIDAPSSFVTRDQDVEPRPMPDTGGAWATTRFVDPDDLAHDMHVNIVTFQPGGSIPFAETHVMEHGLFVLEGKAVYRLNDDWVEVEAGDFMWLRAFCPQACYAGGPGPFRYLLYKDVNRQVLLTPGGTR, translated from the coding sequence ATGGGCTACTACACGCCGGCCGGAGGACTACCGGGCCAGAGCGAACTGCTCACCGATCGCGCCATCGTCAAAGAGGCGTACACCGTCATTCCGAAAGGGGTGCTGCGCGATATCGTCACCAGCAACCTGCCGGGGTTCACGAAGACGCGCTCGTGGATCATCGCCCGGCCGATCGCGGGATTCGCGACGACGTTCTCGCAGCTGATCGTCGAGATCCAACCGGGTGGCGGCGCTGCGCACCCCGAGCCGGAGGCGGCGGTCGAAGGCGTCATTTTCGTCACCACCGGAGAGCTGACGGTCACCATCGCGGGGGCGCCGCACGTGCTCGGCGAAGGCGGCTACGCGTATCTCTCGGCGGGCGAGAGCTGGTCGCTGTCCAACGACGCTTCGGCGCTGACCTCATTCCACTGGGTGCGCAAGGCGTATGAGAAGGTGCAGGGCATCGACGCGCCGTCATCGTTCGTCACGCGTGACCAGGATGTCGAGCCCCGACCGATGCCGGACACCGGCGGTGCGTGGGCGACGACACGATTCGTCGACCCTGACGACCTCGCGCACGACATGCACGTGAACATCGTCACCTTCCAGCCGGGCGGGTCGATCCCGTTCGCCGAGACGCACGTGATGGAGCACGGACTCTTCGTGCTCGAAGGCAAGGCCGTGTACCGACTCAACGACGACTGGGTCGAGGTCGAGGCGGGGGACTTCATGTGGCTTCGCGCCTTCTGCCCGCAGGCCTGCTACGCCGGCGGGCCCGGCCCGTTCCGGTACCTGCTGTACAAGGACGTCAACCGTCAGGTGCTGCTGACCCCCGGCGGCACCCGGTAG